From one Lycium ferocissimum isolate CSIRO_LF1 chromosome 7, AGI_CSIRO_Lferr_CH_V1, whole genome shotgun sequence genomic stretch:
- the LOC132063851 gene encoding desiccation protectant protein Lea14 homolog produces MDLIDKAKNYVSEKIGHMEKPEATITDVDLKKFGFDGITFHSKVAVKNPYSVPIPIMEIDYVLKSASRVIASGRIPDPGSIKANDSTMLDVPVKVPHSVLLSLVKDVGGDWDVDYTLELGLIIDLPVIGNFTIPLSYSGEYKLPTLSDLWKGSGKEEEEEKEDTQKVREI; encoded by the exons atggatCTGATAGACAAGGCGAAGAATTATGTGTCAGAGAAGATAGGGCACATGGAGAAACCTGAGGCTACCATCACCGACGTCGATCTTAAGAAGTTTGGCTTCGACGGCATTACCTTTCACTCTAAAGTCGCAGTTAAGAATCCATACTCTGTTCCTATTCCCATCATGGAGATTGATTACGTCCTCAAAAGCGCCTCCAG GGTAATAGCATCAGGAAGAATTCCAGACCCAGGGAGCATAAAGGCAAATGATTCAACTATGTTAGATGTGCCAGTGAAGGTTCCACACAGTGTGTTATTGAGCTTGGTTAAGGACGTAGGTGGAGATTGGGACGTTGACTATACACTCGAATTAGGTCTCATCATTGATCTTCCCGTCATTGGGAACTTCACCATTCCCCTCTCTTATAGTGGCGAGTATAAGCTTCCTACTTTGTCTGACTTATGGAAGGGTTCtggtaaagaagaagaagaagagaaagaagatacTCAAAAGGTTAGAGAGATATGA
- the LOC132062601 gene encoding desiccation protectant protein Lea14 homolog: MDLIDKAKKIVSDKVANMEKPEATIMDVDLKKIGFVGLSFHAKVAVKNPYSVPIPIMEIDYVLKSAGRVIASGRIPDPGNIKANDSTMLDVPVKVPHNVLVSLVRDIGGDWDVDYTLELGLIIDLPVIGNITIPLSYSGEYKLPTLSDLWKGGKEKKKEEEEEDEDKEDPRKVIEI; encoded by the exons ATGGATCTGATAGACAAGGCGAAGAAAATTGTGTCAGATAAGGTAGCAAACATGGAGAAACCTGAGGCAACCATCATGGACGTGGATCTTAAGAAGATCGGTTTTGTTGGCCTTTCCTTTCATGCTAAAGTGGCCGTTAAGAATCCATACTCCGTTCCTATCCCCATCATGGAAATCGATTACGTCCTCAAAAGTGCTGGCAG GGTAATAGCATCAGGAAGAATTCCAGACCCAGGGAACATAAAGGCAAATGACTCGACCATGTTGGATGTGCCAGTGAAGGTTCCTCACAATGTGCTAGTGAGCTTGGTTAGGGACATTGGTGGAGATTGGGACGTTGACTATACACTGGAATTAGGTCTCATCATTGACCTTCCAGTCATTGGCAACATCACCATTCCTCTCTCTTATAGCGGCGAGTATAAGCTTCCTACTTTGTCCGATTTATGGAAGggtggaaaagaaaagaaaaaagaagaagaagaagaggacgAGGATAAAGAAGATCCAAGAAAAGTTATAGAGATATGA
- the LOC132063853 gene encoding desiccation protectant protein Lea14 homolog: protein MADLIDKAKNFVSEKVMNVEKPEASITDVDLKKVSMDSISYHANVSVKNPYSVPVPIMQISYTLKCANREIVSGTIPDPGNIKANDTTMLDVPVKVPHSVLLSLAKDIGADWDIDYTLELGLTIDLPVIGNFTIPLSHNGVIKLPSISDLWKGGKEEEKEERKEI from the exons atggCAGATTTGATAGACAAAGCGAAGAACTTCGTGTCGGAGAAGGTGATGAACGTGGAGAAACCAGAGGCTAGCATCACAGACGTTGATCTGAAGAAAGTGAGTATGGACAGTATTTCGTATCATGCTAACGTGTCAGTGAAGAACCCTTACTCTGTTCCAGTACCAATAATGCAGATTTCTTACACCCTCAAATGTGCCAACAG GGAAATAGTTTCGGGAACAATTCCAGACCCAGGGAATATAAAGGCAAATGACACAACCATGTTAGATGTGCCAGTGAAGGTTCCTCACAGTGTGCTATTGAGCTTGGCTAAAGATATTGGTGCAGATTGGGACATTGACTATACACTCGAATTGGGTCTCACCATTGACCTTCCAGTCATTGGAAACTTCACCATTCCACTCTCTCATAATGGCGTGATCAAGCTTCCATCAATCTCCGACTTATGGAAGGGTggcaaagaagaagagaaagaagagagaaaagagattTAA
- the LOC132063852 gene encoding uncharacterized protein LOC132063852: MRALHYSSLLKPPLHLHISFSTPIFSLSPLGTTKFLHFHSSTTIPSLPKLTTAMAAAINGSSPPEHVAGSWYSVPDLRLRDHRFNVPLDYSLNQSSPKITVFAREVVAVGKEEQPLPYLLYLQGGPGFECPRPTEAGGWMSRACEEYRVVLMDQRGTGLSTPLTPSSMSQVKSAADLTNYLRHFRADNIVHDAEFIRKRLVPDAGPWTILGQSFGGFCAVTYLSFAPKGLKQALITGGLPPIGKGCTADAVYKAGFEALVHQNKKYYKRFPEDIEIVRDVVNYLADSEGGGVPLPSGGILTPRGLQLLGLSGLGSSAGFERLHYLFERAWDPVIAQGAKRRISDYFLNAYERWIAFDTNPLYALLHESIYCQGASSLWSAQRIRAENENKFDAIEAAKGGRPVLFTGEMIFPWLFDEVHALKPFKDAAQLLAEKKDWPALYDIAALNDNKVPVAAAVYYEDMYVNFKLSMETASQIAGIRPWITNEYMHSGLRDAGSRVLDHLLAMLNGKKPLF; the protein is encoded by the exons ATGCGAGCACTTCACTACTCATCATTGTTAAAACCCCCACTCCATCTCCATATCTCATTTTCAACTCCCATATTTTCACTGTCTCCACTCGGAACAACAAAATTTCTCCACTTCCACTCCTCCACTACTATCCCTTCACTCCCAAAACTAACCACCGCCATGGCCGCCGCCATCAACGGCAGCTCCCCGCCGGAACACGTGGCCGGCAGTTGGTACTCCGTTCCCGACCTCCGATTACGCGATCACCGATTCAACGTCCCTCTCGATTACTCTCTCAATCAAAGTTCACCTAAAATCACCGTGTTTGCTCGTGAAGTCGTTGCTG TTGGTAAGGAGGAACAACCTCTGCCATATCTACTATATCTGCAAGGTGGACCAGGCTTTGAATGCCCAAGACCAACTGAAGCTGGAGGATGGATGAGCAGGGCATGTGAAGAGTACCGTGTAGTTTTAATGGATCAg AGAGGAACAGGTTTATCAACACCATTAACACCATCGTCTATGTCACAAGTGAAATCTGCTGCGGATTTGACTAACTACTTGAGACATTTCCGAGCTGATAATATAGTACATGATGCTGAGTTCATCCGAAAACGCCTTGTCCCTGATGCTGGACCTTGGACAATACTTGGACAG AGCTTCGGAGGATTTTGTGCAGTTACCTACTTGAGTTTTGCTCCCAAAGGACTCAAACAAGCTCTTATAACTGGCGGACTGCCTCCAATTGGTAAAGGATGCACGGCTGATGCTGTTTATAAGGCAGGCTTTGAAGCGCTTGTTCATCAGAATAAGAAATATTACAAGAGGTTTCCAGAGGATATTGAGATTGTTCGTGATGTAGTAAATTACCTGGCAGATTCTGAAGGAGGGGGG GTGCCTCTTCCATCTGGCGGCATCTTAACACCTCGAGGACTACAACTTCTTGGTCTCTCAGGTCTAGGATCGAGTGCCGGTTTTGAACGGCTGCATTACCT GTTTGAGAGAGCCTGGGATCCTGTAATAGCCCAAGGAGCAAAAAGGAGAATCAGTGACTACTTCTTGAATGCT TATGAGAGATGGATAGCATTTGATACAAACCCTTTATATGCTCTTTTGCATGAAAGCATATATTGTCAG GGTGCCTCATCCCTGTGGTCTGCTCAGAGAATTAGGGCTGAAAATGAGAACAAATTTGATGCAATTGAGGCAGCAAAAGGCGGCCGCCCTGTACTTTTTACTGGAGAG ATGATATTCCCATGGTTGTTTGATGAAGTTCATGCCTTGAAGCCATTCAAAGATGCTGCCCAGCTATTAGCAGAGAAGAAGGATTGGCCGGCATTATATGACATTGCTGCATTAAATGATAACAAA gtACCAGTTGCAGCTGCTGTGTACTATGAAGACATGTATGTCAACTTCAAGCTATCTATGGAGACCGCTTCTCAGATTGCAGGAATCAGGCCTTGGATTACTAATGAGTACATGCACTCTGGTCTGAGAGATGCTGGAAGTCGAGTTTTAGATCATTTGCTTGCTATGTTAAATGGAAAGAAGCCCCTGTTTTAA
- the LOC132063854 gene encoding LOW QUALITY PROTEIN: pentatricopeptide repeat-containing protein At3g61520, mitochondrial (The sequence of the model RefSeq protein was modified relative to this genomic sequence to represent the inferred CDS: deleted 1 base in 1 codon) gives MKLSAARKIVLHLPTRPKSGLRHLSGDPLPPPPIEIVSLLKTTDHNDWISNSHLVEFLNASPSHTTLLKITRQLGSTDKALQFFEFFKAHSSSLSPSSISFTFQAILEQAMRDEKSNVPTRLFQLFSFSKDQKIPLSINAATLLIRCFGRAKMLEEMMSVYNELDSDSRNTNVVNLLLDCLFRGGSTDDGFKVLDEMLERDSGFPPNNSTLDIVLSVMWKRNWVGTRMSVEEICGLLVRFFERGVFLDDVWFTKLITMFCRSGKCDKAWDLLHDMMRLGGQVEAPSFNALLSGLGRDHDFQKMNLLMNEMKEKEIKPNVVTFGILINHLCKSYRVDEALQVFEKMGGSESDGILVKPDRVIYNTLIDGLCKVGKQEEGFKLMEKMRLESGYEPNTVTYNCLIDGFCKAGEIERSNDLFDQMKKDGVGANVITLNTLLDGMCKHGRVSKAMGLFAEMQEKGLKGNSITYTILITSFCSVNNIDKAMSLFNEMSENRCSPDAKVYYSLILGLCQAGRMDDASCVASKVKEAGFGLDIICYNALIGGLCRKNKIDEAHKMLKDMEESGIKPDRYTYNTLISYFSEKGQFSTAHRVMKRMIDDGYLPNVVTYGALINAYCLAGELDEAMKIFKNMSSATNVPPNTVIYNILIDTLCKSDKVEAAMSLLGDMKDKGVRPNTITYNALFKGLQERNWVEKAFEIMDQMTENACNPDYITMEVLTQWLSDIGEIEKLRSFVEGYEVSTSTA, from the exons ATGAAACTCTCTGCTGCAAGGAAAATC GTCCTTCATCTCCCCACACGGCCGAAATCCGGCTTGAGACACTTGTCCGGCGATCCTCTTCCACCGCCGCCAATCGAAATAGTGTCCCTCCTCAAAACTACCGATCACAATGACTGGATTTCCAACTCACACCTTGTTGAATTTCTTAACGCATCTCCGTCCCATACTACCCTTCTCAAAATCACCCGTCAATTGGGTTCCACTGATAAAGCTTTACAATTCTTTGAATTCTTTAAAGCTCATAGTTCCTCGTTAAGTCCTTCTTCTATTTCCTTCACATTTCAAGCTATTCTTGAACAAGCAATGCGTGATGAGAAATCTAATGTGCCAACTAGGCTTTTTCAACTGTTTTCCTTCTCCAAAGACCAAAAAATCCCTTTATCCATCAATGCTGCGACTCTTCTTATACGATGTTTTGGGCGAGCTAAAATGCTTGAGGAAATGATGTCTGTGTATAATGAGCTTGACTCGGATTCAAGAAACACGAATGTGGTTAATTTGTTGTTAGATTGTTTATTTCGTGGAGGGAGTACTGATGATGGGTTCAAGGTGCTCGACGAAATGCTCGAAAGAGATAGTGGTTTTCCGCCGAATAATAGTACGTTGGATATTGTTCTGTCTGTTATGTGGAAGAGAAATTGGGTTGGGACAAGGATGAGTGTGGAGGAAATTTGTGGACTTCTTGTGAGATTTTTCGAACGCGGCGTGTTCTTGGATGATGTGTGGTTTACTAAATTGATTACCATGTTTTGTCGAAGTGGGAAGTGCGATAAGGCTTGGGACCTTTTGCATGATATGATGAGGTTGGGTGGTCAGGTGGAAGCTCCTTCGTTCAACGCCCTTTTGAGCGGGTTAGGCCGAGACCATGATtttcaaaagatgaatttgCTTATGAATGAGATGAAGGAAAAGGAAATTAAACCGAATGTTGTGACATTCGGGATTCTCATCAATCATTTATGCAAAAGTTACAGGGTCGACGAGGCATTGCAGGTGTTTGAGAAGATGGGAGGGAGTGAAAGTGATGGCATTCTTGTTAAGCCAGACCGTGTTATCTACAATACATTGATTGATGGGCTATGCAAGGTAGGGAAGCAAGAAGAAGGGTTTAAATTGATGGAGAAGATGAGGTTGGAGAGTGGATATGAACCTAATACTGTTACCTATAATTGCTTGATTGATGGTTTCTGCAAAGCGGGCGAGATTGAGAGGTCAAACGACCTTTTTGACCAGATGAAAAAGGACGGGGTTGGGGCAAATGTGATTACTCTGAATACTTTGCTGGATGGAATGTGTAAGCATGGGAGAGTTAGCAAAGCTATGGGACTTTTTGCTGAGATGCAAGAGAAGGGTTTAAAAGGGAATTCGATTACTTACACCATCCTCATTACTTCTTTTTGTAGTGTCAACAATATTGACAAAGCAATGAGTTTGTTTAATGAAATGTCAGAAAATAGGTGTTCCCCTGATGCCAAAGTATACTACAGTTTGATTTTGGGCCTTTGTCAGGCTGGAAGAATGGATGACGCCTCCTGTGTTGCTTCAAAGGTGAAAGAAGCTGGGTTTGGCTTGGATATTATCTGCTACAATGCTCTGATTGGGGGGCTTTGtaggaaaaataagattgatGAAGCTCATAAGATGCTTAAAGATATGGAGGAGTCAGGTATCAAACCTGACCGTTACACCTACAACACTTTGATATCATATTTCAGCGAGAAGGGGCAATTTTCAACTGCCCATAGAGTTATGAAGAGGATGATTGATGATGGTTATTTACCTAATGTTGTTACATATGGAGCATTAATTAATGCATATTGCTTAGCTGGAGAGCTTGATGAAGCTATgaaaatattcaagaatatGAGTTCTGCTACTAATGTGCCACCAAACACAGTCATATACAATATTTTGATAGACACACTCTGCAAGAGTGACAAAGTAGAAGCTGCTATGTCTTTGTTGGGTGATATGAAGGACAAAGGGGTAAGACCAAATACCATAACATACAATGCCCTCTTTAAAGGTCTTCAGGAGAGGAATTGGGTGGAAAAAGCATTTGAAATAATGGACCAAATGACTGAAAATGCATGTAATCCTGACTACATTACCATGGAAGTCCTAACACAATGGCTTTCTGACATTGGTGAAATTGAAAAGTTGCGAAGCTTTGTGGAAGGATATGAGGTTTCTACATCAACTGCCTAA